From the Methanoculleus sp. 7T genome, the window ACAGCAAGGGTCGGCAGGTCGCCGTCCTCTACGATCTGCGACCACTGTAGTACGCCCTCAACCTCGGACCGCCCGTACCTCATCATCCTGAGGAACCGACGGTTCGCCCTGATGATCGTGGAGGAGCGGTCGGCAATGACGAGTCCATCGCCGGTGGCATCGAAGACGGTCTCATAGAGGCCGGCATCGAGGCATGTGTCTTTTCCGCTCACAGACATGAATGAGTGACCGCTGTTATATAATCCCTGCTACCTTGGCTGTTCTTAAAGGGTGTACTGACGTGAACTCCCTGCATGGCCCCATAACACGTATCTGGTCCGTTCCCGAAAATGTATGGGTATTTCATGCAGCAAAGGACATCCGCGTATATTGCCGCCATATTCAACGCTCTCTTTATCGGGCTGAGTTTCCTCTTCGTCAAGGAGTCTCTGGACGCTGCGGAGCCTTTCACGACTCTTGCATTCCGCTTTGCCCTCTCCTTTGCATTTATGCTGCTGCTCCTTGCGGCAGGCGTCATCGCGGT encodes:
- a CDS encoding PAS domain S-box protein, which translates into the protein MSGKDTCLDAGLYETVFDATGDGLVIADRSSTIIRANRRFLRMMRYGRSEVEGVLQWSQIVEDGDLPTLAVTGTAPAIREMRLRRKDGSSIDAAVTVRAIPDCDLYIASVLDITGKKQVTQALRRRDT